A genomic window from Candidatus Liberibacter americanus str. Sao Paulo includes:
- the gshB gene encoding glutathione synthase yields MKKIVNIAIQMDHISTINVTTDSTFAITLEAQVRGYNLFHYTPDQLYMRDNKVFANAEPMSLRDNKQDYYYLAKKEIIDLSQMDVVLIRQDPPFNMNYISSTYLLDKINTKTLIINNPFWIRNSPEKIFVTEFIELTPPTLISRDITQIVKFYSEIKDVIIKPLYGNGGEGIFRINQGDRNLYSLIEMLLSRYPEPLIVQLYLPQVRNGDKRILLLNGKPVGAINRIPSESENRSNIHVGGKAELSELTNAENNICRRIGPILQERGLFFTGIDVIGDYITEINVTSPTCIREIHKLGGDNIASLFWDKVETLFETLIKK; encoded by the coding sequence ATGAAAAAAATTGTAAATATAGCAATTCAGATGGATCATATATCTACCATCAACGTGACAACAGATTCAACTTTTGCAATAACATTAGAAGCGCAAGTACGTGGTTATAATTTATTCCATTATACACCAGATCAGCTTTATATGCGTGATAATAAGGTTTTTGCAAATGCAGAACCAATGTCTTTACGTGACAATAAACAAGACTATTACTATCTTGCAAAAAAAGAGATAATTGATCTTTCTCAAATGGATGTAGTTCTCATCCGCCAAGATCCACCGTTTAATATGAATTATATTAGCAGCACTTACCTTTTGGATAAAATAAATACGAAAACATTGATAATAAATAATCCGTTTTGGATACGAAATTCTCCAGAAAAAATTTTTGTTACAGAATTTATTGAACTAACCCCTCCAACTCTAATTTCACGAGATATTACTCAAATAGTTAAATTCTACTCAGAGATTAAGGATGTAATTATTAAACCTTTATATGGCAACGGAGGAGAAGGAATTTTTCGTATAAATCAAGGAGATAGAAATTTATATTCTTTAATCGAAATGCTATTATCACGATATCCTGAGCCATTGATTGTCCAATTATATTTGCCACAAGTTCGAAATGGGGATAAACGCATTCTTCTGTTGAACGGCAAACCAGTTGGAGCAATTAATAGAATACCCTCTGAAAGTGAAAATCGATCAAATATCCACGTAGGCGGCAAAGCAGAACTTTCAGAACTAACAAACGCAGAAAATAATATTTGTCGTCGCATCGGACCAATACTGCAAGAACGAGGTTTGTTTTTTACAGGCATTGATGTAATCGGCGATTATATAACAGAAATTAACGTTACTTCACCAACTTGTATACGTGAGATTCATAAACTAGGGGGAGATAACATAGCATCTCTTTTTTGGGATAAAGTTGAAACACTATTTGAAACTTTAATAAAGAAATAA
- the lgt gene encoding prolipoprotein diacylglyceryl transferase, with product MLCFIWTYPSIDPVAISIPFLSISIRWYGLSYLFGILFSIWHIRNLLNRDTLWTARQNKENLVHINNDIQANCMLWMICGMIAGGRIVYMLFYNLGLLLDYPLRIFYIWEGGMSFHGGLIGVFVSILLFSRVNKISFWLFSDLIAVSAPFGLFLGRIANFINGELWGRVSWVPWAMVFPSGGSLPRHPSQLYEAFFEGIVLFFIMQLIVYCGALKRQSLATGVFISGYAIARIFMEFFREPDYQLGYILGGWLTMGMLLSLPMLIIGCIIIINAIRLERKDVY from the coding sequence ATGCTTTGTTTTATTTGGACGTATCCGTCAATTGATCCTGTGGCAATATCAATACCATTTCTATCAATTTCTATTCGTTGGTATGGCTTATCTTATCTTTTCGGAATATTGTTCAGTATTTGGCATATACGAAATTTGTTAAATAGGGATACATTATGGACAGCGCGACAAAACAAAGAGAACCTGGTTCACATAAATAATGATATCCAAGCAAATTGTATGCTTTGGATGATTTGTGGTATGATTGCTGGTGGGCGAATAGTTTATATGCTTTTTTATAACTTAGGACTATTGCTAGATTATCCGTTGCGCATATTTTATATTTGGGAAGGTGGCATGTCTTTTCACGGTGGATTAATAGGTGTTTTTGTGTCAATACTATTATTTTCTCGTGTTAATAAAATTTCTTTTTGGTTGTTTTCTGATCTTATTGCAGTATCTGCACCTTTTGGTCTATTTCTTGGAAGAATTGCTAATTTCATAAACGGTGAATTATGGGGTAGGGTTTCTTGGGTTCCATGGGCTATGGTTTTCCCTTCTGGTGGTAGTTTGCCGCGTCATCCAAGTCAATTATATGAAGCATTTTTTGAAGGTATTGTGCTTTTTTTTATAATGCAATTGATAGTTTATTGCGGAGCCCTGAAAAGGCAGAGCCTGGCAACAGGAGTCTTTATTTCTGGTTATGCCATAGCACGAATTTTTATGGAATTTTTCCGTGAACCAGATTATCAATTGGGATACATTTTAGGTGGATGGTTAACAATGGGTATGCTATTATCTCTGCCAATGTTAATTATTGGATGCATAATTATCATTAATGCAATTAGGTTAGAAAGAAAAGACGTTTATTGA
- a CDS encoding PAS domain-containing sensor histidine kinase — protein sequence MSIDYINSKTKNISDKNCTDTKNNTSEIDIKSKSITTDFNVENAINKESLKELPIIDSKKKIEIDMHTSGEKSESKNEFLFDPKHSTVRFTWKINAEGYIVDISKEFPQTIGQYTHKVVGMRFCDINNLLRIDPNNYLYEILKQQNTWYGKTTFWPIEGTKLHVPIDLSALPMYSQNHEFKGFKGLGIINISQAKNDPHQFGTKLDSIFSESHNKTEDKSAIKKYEHPIASSKKVPLCSKPTIHTIKEQRYIENNTDLEFSKHTISFPENLDVKNKMEFIYKHYLTKRDILKSAKQLSYSVDEPSFTVNNDSIHTINLNTYVESIKPQINTIDDEYEKAFHYRHYSLSTYFGENKNLTPEHADKYHIPLLVHSNGNLLYANPSFLLLTGYKNIEEIEKSGGIDNLLNAQKLPNSKRTLGSISLYHIDGTSITVTSRLHSIRWNGEKSLAITFVHIDRNNKIYRPIDSSRIDNGKKEKCNLSNTEIEAMQLFSILELASDGVAIINGDGKIISANQAISKLFGYSSKDLLEQKISNFFVREYQNTTNSYISEILKLKAGDKIEKTTIGRTKKGELVSLRITITKLPFSIYYCMIIHDISEWKQEKKKLYDAKKTAEKENSYKSDFLARISHEIRTPLTAIIGFAEIIKNQKLGPVGSNRYIEYADYINKSGNLVLDIVNDLLDISKIEAGQMDFHFESVSLNETISEAISLINLYANEKRILIRTSFSSEIPRIFADMRSIKQIALNILSNAINFTPSGGQIIISTAYIRNKGVILRIKDTGIGMNSYELEKAMQPFRQIINPTRVRKEGTGLGLPLTKAMVDANMGKFSIFSTPSKGTFIEIIFPVNTHNKVL from the coding sequence ATGAGTATCGATTACATCAACTCTAAAACTAAGAATATTAGTGATAAAAATTGCACTGATACTAAGAACAATACTTCTGAGATAGACATAAAATCTAAATCCATAACAACAGATTTTAATGTAGAAAATGCTATCAATAAAGAATCTTTAAAAGAATTGCCTATTATAGACAGCAAAAAGAAAATTGAAATTGATATGCATACCTCTGGGGAAAAATCTGAGTCAAAAAATGAGTTTTTATTTGATCCAAAACATAGTACGGTACGATTTACGTGGAAAATAAACGCTGAAGGATATATTGTTGATATTTCGAAGGAGTTTCCTCAAACTATTGGGCAATATACTCACAAAGTTGTTGGCATGCGCTTCTGCGATATTAATAATCTATTGCGAATTGATCCTAACAACTATTTATATGAAATATTAAAACAGCAAAATACCTGGTATGGAAAAACTACTTTCTGGCCTATAGAAGGGACGAAATTACATGTTCCAATTGACCTATCTGCCTTACCAATGTATTCGCAAAATCATGAATTCAAAGGATTTAAAGGACTGGGCATTATTAACATCAGCCAAGCTAAAAATGATCCACACCAATTCGGAACAAAATTGGACTCAATCTTTTCTGAATCACATAACAAAACAGAAGATAAAAGTGCTATTAAAAAATATGAACACCCTATCGCCTCTTCTAAAAAAGTACCACTTTGCAGTAAACCCACTATTCATACTATAAAAGAACAAAGATATATAGAAAATAATACAGATCTAGAATTTTCAAAACACACAATATCTTTCCCTGAAAATCTTGATGTAAAAAACAAGATGGAATTTATATATAAACACTATCTTACCAAAAGAGACATATTAAAATCTGCAAAACAATTGTCATACTCAGTAGATGAACCTTCTTTTACTGTTAATAATGATAGTATTCATACAATTAATTTAAATACATATGTAGAGAGCATAAAACCACAAATTAATACTATCGATGATGAATACGAAAAAGCATTCCATTATAGACATTATTCATTATCTACATACTTCGGCGAAAATAAAAATTTAACCCCTGAACATGCCGATAAATATCATATTCCTTTGCTTGTACATTCAAATGGCAATTTATTGTATGCAAATCCCTCTTTCCTTCTTTTAACAGGATACAAAAATATTGAGGAAATTGAAAAATCAGGAGGAATAGATAATTTATTGAACGCTCAAAAATTACCAAATAGTAAAAGAACTTTGGGCTCTATCTCTTTATATCATATTGATGGCACAAGTATTACTGTAACATCTCGTTTACATTCCATTCGATGGAATGGAGAGAAATCTCTGGCTATTACTTTTGTCCATATTGATAGGAATAATAAAATTTATAGGCCTATTGATAGCAGTAGAATAGATAATGGGAAGAAAGAAAAATGCAATTTAAGTAATACTGAAATTGAAGCAATGCAATTATTCTCAATTCTAGAATTAGCATCAGATGGAGTGGCTATAATTAATGGAGATGGAAAAATAATCTCCGCAAATCAGGCAATCAGCAAGTTATTTGGTTATTCTTCAAAAGATCTATTAGAACAAAAAATCAGTAATTTTTTTGTACGTGAATATCAAAATACAACAAACAGCTATATATCAGAGATTTTAAAACTTAAAGCTGGAGATAAGATTGAAAAAACAACTATCGGTCGCACTAAAAAAGGAGAATTAGTTTCTTTACGCATTACAATAACAAAATTACCTTTTTCCATATATTACTGCATGATAATTCATGATATTTCTGAATGGAAACAAGAGAAAAAAAAATTATATGATGCTAAAAAAACAGCAGAAAAAGAAAATTCATATAAAAGTGATTTCTTGGCACGTATTAGCCACGAGATAAGAACACCTCTTACTGCTATTATTGGCTTTGCCGAAATTATTAAAAATCAAAAATTAGGACCTGTTGGTAGTAATCGTTATATAGAATATGCTGATTATATAAATAAATCTGGCAATTTAGTCCTAGATATCGTCAATGATCTACTTGATATATCAAAAATAGAAGCTGGACAAATGGACTTTCATTTTGAATCAGTATCATTAAATGAAACAATCTCAGAAGCAATTTCTCTAATTAATTTATACGCTAATGAAAAACGCATACTGATACGCACTTCTTTTTCTAGTGAAATACCTAGAATATTTGCAGATATGAGATCCATAAAGCAAATTGCTCTCAATATATTATCTAATGCAATTAATTTTACACCTTCGGGAGGGCAAATTATAATCTCCACTGCCTATATAAGAAATAAAGGTGTAATCCTTCGCATAAAGGATACTGGCATAGGTATGAACAGTTATGAGTTAGAAAAAGCAATGCAACCTTTTAGACAGATTATTAATCCTACGCGCGTAAGAAAAGAAGGAACAGGATTAGGGCTCCCTCTTACCAAGGCAATGGTAGATGCTAATATGGGTAAATTTTCCATCTTTTCAACCCCATCAAAAGGAACATTTATAGAGATAATATTCCCTGTCAATACTCACAATAAAGTTTTATAG
- a CDS encoding accessory factor UbiK family protein: MSSKSDIFEKTCRFVDSASDTIKDITKEAEEFAHVKIQNALNSMGVVKTDELEAIRCMASKIHDELSSVNERLDKVEKDILDLKSILENK; this comes from the coding sequence ATGTCTTCTAAATCAGATATTTTTGAAAAAACATGTAGATTCGTAGATTCTGCCTCTGACACAATAAAAGACATAACTAAGGAAGCAGAAGAATTCGCTCATGTTAAAATACAAAACGCCCTTAATTCAATGGGAGTTGTAAAAACAGATGAACTTGAAGCAATTAGATGCATGGCATCTAAAATACATGATGAGTTATCTTCTGTAAACGAGCGTTTAGATAAAGTTGAAAAAGATATTTTAGATCTAAAATCTATATTAGAAAACAAGTAA
- the fdxA gene encoding ferredoxin FdxA: protein MTYVVTENCISCKHTDCVEVCPVDCFYEGENFLVINPEECIDCGVCEPECPVDAIKADTETGLDFWLEINSKYSSQWPNITEKKDPLPEAAEMDGVEEKYKKYFSSTPGGN, encoded by the coding sequence ATGACATACGTAGTAACAGAAAATTGCATTTCATGTAAGCATACAGATTGTGTGGAGGTCTGTCCTGTAGATTGTTTTTACGAAGGAGAAAACTTCTTAGTAATAAATCCTGAAGAATGTATCGATTGCGGAGTATGCGAACCTGAATGTCCTGTTGATGCTATCAAAGCTGATACTGAGACTGGATTGGACTTCTGGCTGGAAATAAACTCAAAATACTCCTCTCAATGGCCAAACATCACAGAAAAGAAAGATCCACTTCCTGAAGCAGCAGAAATGGACGGAGTAGAAGAAAAATATAAAAAGTATTTTTCTTCTACTCCTGGTGGAAATTAA
- a CDS encoding CarD family transcriptional regulator, with protein sequence MTIQHKGSFVRQGFKTGEHIVYPAHGVGTITEIREQEVAGMKLELFVIAFDKDKMCLKVPVEKAIEIGMRKLSEAHFVERALKLVRGKARVKRTMWSRRAQEYDAKINSGDLIAIAEVVRDLHRTDNQPEKSYSERQLYESALDRMVREVAAVNSISEPEAINLIELNLSSKKSKSKKEIGGSQEEAA encoded by the coding sequence ATGACAATCCAGCATAAAGGTTCTTTCGTACGCCAAGGCTTCAAAACAGGAGAGCATATCGTTTATCCCGCTCATGGTGTAGGCACTATAACAGAAATAAGAGAACAAGAAGTTGCTGGTATGAAGCTTGAGCTTTTTGTGATTGCATTTGATAAAGATAAAATGTGCTTAAAAGTTCCAGTTGAAAAAGCAATTGAAATCGGAATGCGCAAGCTTTCGGAAGCACATTTTGTAGAGAGAGCTCTCAAGCTTGTTCGTGGAAAAGCTAGAGTAAAGCGAACAATGTGGTCTCGCAGAGCTCAGGAGTATGATGCTAAAATAAATTCCGGAGATTTGATAGCAATTGCAGAAGTTGTTCGCGATCTGCACAGAACAGATAATCAGCCGGAAAAATCTTATTCTGAACGCCAACTTTATGAGTCGGCTTTAGATCGTATGGTAAGAGAAGTAGCTGCTGTAAATAGCATTTCCGAACCAGAAGCCATAAACTTAATTGAGCTTAATCTTTCTTCGAAAAAATCCAAATCCAAAAAGGAGATAGGAGGAAGTCAAGAGGAAGCTGCGTAG
- a CDS encoding TerC family protein produces the protein MLFSWIYDYYAWIGLAALISLELVLGIDNLIFITLLVDRLPQFQRERALIFGLTFAMLTRIGLLASISYWMVMLQQPLLSMSGLEFSGRDIVLIIGGFFLLFKVTTELHDRLEGDHFDKKQKFIRPVSWQIIVLQIVVLDVIFSIDSIITAIGMVQDFIVMAIAVVISVFMMMAVSKPIINYISRHSNVVILCLGFLLMIGFFLIIEGLHFDVPKGYLYASIIFSGSIELLNQMARRNRDRLMSSSRLRARAADAVLRLLGGKPVQQQRFNINTGFDVSSQDKEQIISEQEKDMVQSVLTLADRPARSIMTPRTEIVWLDIDHVNDDLQWKILELGHSRFPVARGSLDNFIGVVSARDLLRDLLEDGNINLERSIRKPLFVHENVSALKLIERLRKSSKTFVMVLDEYGVLEGMITPDNILEAIAGYFPDEDDEKLDITVSEEGSLIVDGWIDVRQASKLFGVDLVDEDDRYSTLAGFILWKLGHLPQEKEVFTEMNLNFEIIRLDGHNIDRVKISRVKT, from the coding sequence ATGCTTTTTAGTTGGATATACGATTATTACGCATGGATTGGTCTTGCTGCTCTGATATCTCTTGAGCTTGTTCTAGGCATAGATAATCTAATCTTTATTACTCTCCTTGTAGATAGGCTACCTCAATTTCAGAGGGAAAGAGCTTTAATATTTGGTTTAACCTTTGCAATGTTAACTCGCATAGGCTTGCTTGCATCTATATCCTATTGGATGGTTATGTTACAACAGCCTTTGTTGTCTATGAGTGGATTAGAGTTTTCTGGGCGTGATATTGTCTTAATTATTGGTGGTTTCTTTCTATTGTTTAAGGTAACTACAGAGTTGCATGATCGATTAGAAGGTGATCATTTTGATAAAAAGCAAAAATTTATCAGGCCTGTATCTTGGCAGATTATCGTGCTGCAAATTGTTGTTTTAGATGTTATTTTTTCTATAGATAGTATTATAACTGCGATTGGCATGGTACAAGATTTTATTGTTATGGCAATTGCTGTAGTTATCTCAGTTTTTATGATGATGGCTGTTTCTAAGCCGATAATTAATTATATTTCTAGGCATTCAAATGTAGTTATACTTTGTCTTGGTTTTTTATTGATGATAGGTTTTTTCCTTATCATTGAAGGACTACATTTTGATGTGCCAAAAGGATATCTTTATGCGTCTATTATTTTTTCTGGTTCTATTGAACTGCTAAATCAAATGGCAAGACGTAATCGAGATAGGCTTATGTCTTCATCAAGATTAAGAGCTCGTGCCGCAGATGCAGTTTTACGATTATTAGGAGGTAAACCTGTCCAACAACAGAGATTTAATATCAATACAGGTTTTGACGTATCATCTCAAGATAAGGAGCAAATCATATCAGAGCAGGAAAAAGATATGGTACAAAGCGTCTTAACACTTGCTGATAGACCTGCGAGATCAATTATGACCCCTAGAACTGAGATTGTATGGCTTGATATAGATCATGTTAATGACGATTTGCAATGGAAAATTCTCGAGTTAGGACATTCTAGATTCCCTGTTGCTCGAGGCAGTTTAGATAATTTTATAGGAGTTGTATCTGCTCGTGATTTATTAAGGGATCTTCTTGAAGATGGAAATATAAATTTAGAAAGATCTATTAGAAAGCCTTTATTTGTTCATGAAAATGTTAGTGCTTTGAAACTAATAGAAAGATTACGCAAATCTTCGAAGACATTTGTTATGGTTTTAGACGAATATGGAGTTTTAGAAGGTATGATAACACCTGATAATATTCTAGAAGCTATTGCGGGTTATTTCCCCGATGAAGATGATGAAAAACTTGATATTACTGTAAGTGAAGAAGGCTCTTTAATAGTTGATGGTTGGATTGATGTGCGTCAAGCATCAAAATTATTTGGAGTTGATTTGGTAGATGAAGATGATCGCTATTCTACTTTGGCGGGATTTATTTTATGGAAGCTAGGACATTTGCCTCAAGAAAAGGAAGTTTTTACTGAAATGAATCTAAATTTTGAAATTATAAGACTAGACGGCCATAATATTGATCGTGTAAAAATTAGTAGGGTTAAAACCTGA
- a CDS encoding 50S ribosomal protein L25/general stress protein Ctc, with the protein MDQQDYKISAVVRKNVGKGHSRLLRRNGSIPATVYGNKSEPKSIALPVKEISRRLHSKRFTTTVLTLDVENELISVLPKDYQLDPVTDNLMHVDFLRIYKDSNVSVQIPVRFINENKSIGIKQGGILNVICHEISLLCPANKIPDSISVDIGGLKIGDSIHLKDLSFPEGISPVSNCNITIATIVANTSDL; encoded by the coding sequence ATGGATCAGCAAGATTACAAAATAAGCGCAGTAGTTAGAAAAAATGTTGGGAAAGGCCATTCCCGTTTACTCCGCAGAAATGGCAGCATCCCTGCTACCGTCTATGGAAACAAATCTGAGCCTAAATCAATAGCATTGCCTGTAAAGGAAATATCACGAAGATTGCATAGTAAGAGGTTTACGACAACTGTTTTGACACTAGATGTTGAAAATGAGCTGATTAGTGTTCTTCCGAAAGATTATCAGCTTGATCCTGTAACTGATAATCTTATGCACGTTGATTTTCTAAGGATATATAAAGATTCTAATGTTTCTGTACAAATTCCAGTTCGTTTTATAAATGAAAATAAATCGATTGGAATAAAACAAGGGGGAATACTAAACGTGATCTGCCATGAGATATCCCTGCTCTGTCCAGCAAATAAAATACCAGATTCAATATCTGTTGATATTGGCGGATTGAAGATTGGTGACAGCATTCACCTTAAGGATTTATCTTTCCCAGAAGGAATTTCTCCAGTATCTAATTGTAACATTACAATAGCTACAATTGTAGCCAATACATCAGATTTATAG
- the guaA gene encoding glutamine-hydrolyzing GMP synthase: MVNKKSGKVLIIDFGSQFTQLIARRVRENNVYCEVAPFERSLEYFLKLKPKAIIFSGSPASSLNIDSPNIPQEIFDSKIPLLGICYGQQIMCMSIGGKIKKSQNREFGRAFIEIKKDCLLLDGLWEKGSVHQVWMSHGDKVDSIPEGFEVIASSDSTPFAFIADDKKKYYAVQFHPEVIHTLNGDKLISNFLHSVAGIKGDWVMSSYREEIISSIKDKVGNDRVICALSGGVDSSVAAFLIYEAIGKNLTCILVDNGLMRKNEIDDVISLFKDYPDFPLIVVDASDRFLGELKNVIDPEIKRKIIGKLFIEVFEEESKKIGDVKFLGQGTLYPDVIESVSFFGGPSSVIKSHHNVGGLPKHMNMHLVEPLRELFKDEVRLLGKELGLPDHFIERHPFPGPGLAIRCIGEITDNKLLILREADFIYRDEILKAGIYNDIWQAFVILLPVQTVGVMGDGRTYEYVCSLRAVTSIDGMTADFYQHDMNFLSQVSTRIINEVPGINRVVYDLTSKPPATIEWE, from the coding sequence ATGGTTAATAAAAAATCAGGAAAAGTGCTTATTATTGATTTTGGAAGTCAATTTACCCAACTTATTGCAAGACGTGTACGTGAAAACAATGTTTATTGCGAGGTAGCTCCCTTTGAGAGATCGTTGGAATATTTTTTAAAATTAAAGCCCAAAGCTATTATTTTTTCAGGAAGTCCTGCATCGTCATTGAATATCGATAGCCCTAATATCCCGCAAGAAATATTTGATTCTAAAATTCCTTTGTTAGGGATTTGTTATGGACAACAAATCATGTGTATGTCCATTGGCGGTAAAATTAAAAAATCACAAAATCGTGAATTTGGTCGTGCTTTCATTGAGATAAAGAAAGATTGTTTGTTATTGGATGGGCTTTGGGAAAAAGGATCTGTTCATCAAGTTTGGATGAGTCATGGTGATAAAGTGGATAGCATCCCAGAAGGATTTGAAGTAATTGCTTCTTCAGATAGTACTCCTTTTGCTTTTATTGCAGATGATAAGAAAAAATATTATGCCGTTCAATTCCATCCTGAGGTAATTCATACTTTAAATGGTGATAAATTGATCTCTAATTTTTTACATAGTGTTGCTGGCATTAAAGGTGATTGGGTTATGTCTTCTTATCGAGAAGAAATTATATCTTCTATTAAGGATAAAGTGGGAAATGATCGTGTGATCTGTGCGTTGTCAGGAGGAGTTGATTCTTCTGTTGCAGCATTTCTTATATATGAAGCTATAGGAAAAAATCTGACTTGTATACTTGTTGATAATGGATTGATGCGAAAAAATGAAATAGATGATGTTATTAGTCTATTTAAGGATTATCCGGACTTTCCTTTGATTGTTGTAGATGCATCAGATCGTTTCCTTGGAGAGTTGAAAAATGTTATTGATCCAGAAATCAAGCGTAAAATTATAGGAAAACTATTTATAGAAGTTTTTGAAGAAGAGTCAAAAAAAATAGGGGATGTTAAGTTTCTTGGTCAGGGAACTTTATATCCTGATGTTATTGAAAGTGTTTCTTTTTTTGGAGGTCCTTCATCTGTTATCAAATCTCATCATAATGTAGGAGGATTGCCTAAACATATGAATATGCATCTTGTTGAACCATTACGAGAACTTTTTAAAGATGAAGTTCGACTTCTTGGTAAAGAATTAGGATTGCCAGATCATTTTATAGAGCGTCATCCATTCCCAGGACCAGGTCTTGCTATTCGTTGTATTGGGGAGATAACTGATAATAAACTTCTTATTTTACGTGAGGCAGATTTTATTTATCGTGATGAGATCCTTAAAGCAGGAATTTATAATGATATTTGGCAGGCATTTGTGATTTTATTACCTGTGCAGACTGTGGGAGTTATGGGTGATGGCCGTACATATGAGTATGTTTGTTCTTTACGAGCTGTTACATCAATTGATGGCATGACAGCTGATTTTTATCAGCATGATATGAACTTTTTAAGTCAAGTATCTACGAGAATAATCAATGAAGTTCCTGGAATTAACAGAGTCGTATATGACTTAACTTCCAAACCTCCTGCTACCATTGAATGGGAGTAG
- a CDS encoding Dabb family protein: protein MIRHIVFFTVLPENYDAVRSGLAILVGIPYARRIEIGDNLHFDHWSKEISLVVYGEFDSQQSLDAFKKHPLYLDSISKVKDLRELRFAADYCTNKAIVSSGR, encoded by the coding sequence ATTATTCGTCATATTGTTTTCTTTACTGTTTTGCCAGAAAACTACGATGCTGTTCGTTCGGGTCTTGCTATCCTAGTTGGTATTCCATATGCGCGTCGCATAGAAATTGGTGATAATCTTCATTTTGATCATTGGAGTAAGGAGATAAGTTTAGTTGTTTATGGAGAATTTGATTCTCAACAATCCTTGGATGCGTTTAAGAAGCATCCACTATATCTTGATTCCATTTCGAAAGTTAAAGATTTACGTGAGCTACGATTTGCTGCTGATTATTGCACTAATAAGGCAATTGTGTCTTCTGGTAGATAA